The Metabacillus sediminilitoris genome window below encodes:
- a CDS encoding YjbA family protein, whose protein sequence is MLFLHDVWVNWFEGEENGYNVCHFHEWRKDDSVELLDQVPLLKVNSLLFDYIENNLSELPPGLLKDIFQKAYIRKNHERIQLDYCFVVTDGIGILAVDTIGYTIPIRKSRIIPRQEQLVFEMVKDVEAEEYSTEFIKKDLDDKEYHILSLSPEHMRGLTRKERQLKQLLFMALDQLQATKNAAEVKYWYTEWNPTMYGDIQEREFDEVWQKLYKETLHGWSPKHIQLCEHLIKGQPFFEKLWDMEHESKVN, encoded by the coding sequence ATGTTATTTCTTCATGATGTTTGGGTAAATTGGTTTGAAGGTGAAGAGAACGGGTACAATGTCTGTCATTTTCACGAATGGAGAAAAGATGATAGTGTTGAACTCCTTGATCAGGTCCCCCTTTTAAAGGTTAATTCCTTACTTTTTGACTACATAGAAAATAACTTATCGGAGTTACCGCCTGGTCTATTAAAAGATATTTTTCAAAAGGCTTATATAAGAAAGAACCATGAAAGAATTCAACTAGACTACTGCTTTGTTGTGACAGATGGAATTGGAATTCTTGCAGTCGATACAATCGGCTATACCATTCCGATCCGCAAAAGCCGGATTATTCCACGGCAGGAACAGCTTGTTTTTGAAATGGTGAAAGATGTTGAGGCTGAAGAATATTCTACGGAATTTATCAAGAAGGATCTAGATGATAAGGAATATCATATTTTATCATTATCACCAGAGCATATGCGCGGCTTAACAAGGAAAGAAAGACAGTTAAAACAGCTATTGTTCATGGCGCTTGATCAATTGCAAGCAACGAAAAATGCTGCAGAAGTAAAATACTGGTATACTGAGTGGAATCCAACGATGTATGGAGACATTCAGGAAAGAGAATTTGATGAAGTGTGGCAAAAATTGTATAAAGAAACATTACATGGCTGGTCACCAAAGCATATCCAATTATGTGAACATTTAATAAAGGGACAACCTTTCTTTGAAAAGCTTTGGGATATGGAACACGAATCAAAAGTAAATTAG
- the trpS gene encoding tryptophan--tRNA ligase, translated as MKTIFSGIQPTGSVTLGNYIGAMKQFVELQEDYNCYFCIVDQHAITVAQDRLALRKNIRSLAALYLAVGLDPEKATLFIQSEVPAHAQAGWMLQCVSYIGELERMTQFKDKSQGKEAVSAGLLTYPPLMAADILLYSTDLVPVGEDQKQHLELTRDLAERFNKKYNDIFTIPEVRIPKVGARIMSLADPTKKMSKSDANQKAFITLLDEPKQIEKKIKSAVTDSDGIVKFDKENKPGVSNLLSIYSILNNEPIEQIEARYEGKGYGDFKQDVADVVVNALTPVQEKYYELMESDKLDEILDHGAEKANAVASKMVKKMENAMGLGRKRK; from the coding sequence ATGAAAACAATTTTTTCAGGTATTCAACCGACTGGTTCGGTTACATTAGGTAATTATATTGGAGCTATGAAGCAATTTGTTGAACTTCAGGAAGATTACAACTGTTATTTCTGTATTGTTGATCAACATGCGATTACCGTTGCACAAGATCGTCTTGCTCTCAGAAAAAATATTAGAAGCCTTGCTGCTTTATATCTTGCCGTAGGGTTAGATCCAGAAAAAGCTACACTTTTTATTCAATCTGAGGTACCTGCACATGCCCAAGCAGGATGGATGCTGCAATGTGTTTCATATATCGGAGAGCTTGAGAGAATGACACAATTTAAGGATAAATCTCAAGGAAAAGAGGCCGTATCAGCAGGGTTACTAACATACCCGCCATTAATGGCAGCAGATATTCTTCTCTATAGTACTGATCTTGTCCCTGTTGGCGAAGATCAAAAACAGCATTTAGAGTTAACTCGTGATTTAGCGGAGCGTTTCAATAAAAAGTACAATGACATCTTCACAATTCCTGAAGTACGGATTCCAAAAGTAGGGGCACGTATTATGTCACTTGCAGATCCTACAAAGAAAATGAGTAAATCAGACGCAAACCAAAAAGCGTTTATTACATTATTGGATGAACCAAAACAAATCGAGAAAAAAATTAAAAGTGCTGTAACAGATTCAGATGGCATTGTAAAATTTGATAAAGAAAATAAGCCAGGTGTTTCAAATCTTCTGTCGATCTACTCGATTTTAAATAATGAACCGATTGAACAAATTGAAGCAAGATATGAAGGCAAAGGTTATGGTGATTTTAAACAAGATGTTGCAGATGTTGTAGTCAATGCATTAACACCAGTTCAAGAAAAGTACTATGAGTTAATGGAATCTGATAAACTTGATGAAATTTTAGATCATGGTGCTGAGAAAGCAAATGCTGTTGCAAGTAAAATGGTTAAGAAAATGGAAAATGCAATGGGACTTGGCCGTAAAAGAAAATAA
- a CDS encoding DUF3899 domain-containing protein, with protein sequence MPYIKILTLFIVSLSTTILLSFWIYHKLTLLSFINISFFIAGAFLFLSLLTITVKGGFFDGITYGFRRMFVAKGKELSKQEVNDMTPVSEMLNFNHLPMLINGILMAIIMMIALVTYYI encoded by the coding sequence TTGCCCTATATAAAAATTCTCACATTATTTATTGTTTCTTTAAGTACGACAATATTACTTTCTTTTTGGATTTACCATAAATTAACTTTGCTGTCATTTATTAATATCTCATTTTTCATTGCCGGAGCCTTTCTGTTCCTTTCACTATTAACGATTACAGTTAAGGGAGGCTTTTTCGACGGCATTACATATGGTTTCCGTCGAATGTTTGTAGCAAAAGGAAAAGAGTTATCGAAACAAGAGGTAAATGACATGACACCCGTCTCCGAAATGTTGAATTTCAATCACCTCCCCATGTTGATAAATGGAATCCTAATGGCGATAATCATGATGATCGCTCTGGTTACTTACTATATATAG
- a CDS encoding peptide ABC transporter substrate-binding protein, with protein MKKSKYFLLLALSLILSMFLAACNYGGGDSAGDEKENGADEGKAAAQEIKALESALIPAMDSVMAQDTVSFSTLNNVNEGLYRLDPNQEVVPGMADGEPEVSEDGTVYTFKLRDAKWSNGDPVTANDFVYAWQRAIDPKNASPYGPYMMDGKIKGAAEISAAGAEKKEVDLNTLGVKAIDEKTLEVTLERPIPYFLSLMAFPTFYPQNQKFVEEQGADYAKTAENLVYNGPFALSGWDGSTDSSWTYTKNKEYWDAETVKLEKVQWNVLQESQAAANAFETGEADITPKLSSDIVPQYEGDERLVKWLEPTIFWLKMNQKDNEALQNVDVRKAIAQAINKEDFVNSVLNNGSIVANYAVPNEFVKNDETGKDFREINGNELLPYNLDEAKKAWEKGLAAIGTDSVELRYLTDDTETAKKTAEYIKNQLETNLTGLTIKVESVPFSVRLDRENSQDYDLQLAGWGPDYLDPMTFSDLWLTGGGNNKMDYSNAKYDQLVKDAQTTLAQKPVERYEALADAEKILLEEDAAIAPLYQRSSNLLVNDKIDNFTYHLVGPEYSYKWTSVK; from the coding sequence ATGAAAAAGTCAAAATATTTTCTACTTTTAGCTTTATCACTCATACTTAGCATGTTTTTAGCTGCATGTAATTATGGCGGCGGTGATTCAGCTGGTGACGAGAAAGAAAATGGTGCTGATGAGGGGAAAGCAGCAGCACAAGAAATAAAAGCATTGGAATCAGCATTAATTCCAGCGATGGATAGTGTTATGGCTCAAGATACTGTAAGTTTTTCTACTTTAAATAACGTAAATGAAGGTTTATATCGTCTTGATCCAAATCAAGAAGTTGTACCTGGTATGGCTGATGGCGAACCAGAAGTAAGTGAAGATGGAACAGTATATACATTTAAATTAAGAGATGCGAAATGGTCAAATGGAGATCCTGTAACCGCTAACGATTTCGTATATGCATGGCAACGTGCAATTGATCCAAAAAATGCATCACCATATGGTCCATATATGATGGATGGAAAAATCAAAGGTGCTGCTGAAATTTCTGCTGCTGGTGCAGAGAAAAAAGAAGTTGATCTTAACACTTTAGGCGTTAAAGCAATTGATGAGAAAACTCTTGAAGTTACTTTGGAAAGACCAATTCCATACTTCTTATCATTAATGGCGTTCCCAACATTCTATCCGCAAAACCAAAAATTTGTTGAAGAACAAGGGGCTGACTACGCTAAAACTGCTGAAAACCTAGTATATAACGGTCCATTTGCGTTAAGTGGCTGGGATGGAAGCACAGATTCTTCATGGACATATACAAAAAATAAAGAGTATTGGGATGCAGAAACAGTTAAGTTAGAAAAAGTTCAATGGAATGTGCTACAAGAATCTCAAGCTGCTGCAAATGCGTTTGAAACAGGTGAAGCAGATATCACTCCTAAACTTTCATCTGACATCGTACCTCAATATGAAGGTGATGAAAGATTAGTTAAATGGTTAGAACCAACAATTTTCTGGTTGAAAATGAACCAAAAAGATAATGAAGCTTTACAAAATGTAGATGTACGTAAAGCAATTGCACAAGCAATTAATAAAGAAGATTTCGTTAACAGTGTATTAAACAACGGTTCAATCGTTGCGAACTATGCAGTACCAAACGAATTTGTTAAGAATGATGAAACAGGTAAAGACTTCCGTGAAATTAATGGAAATGAACTATTACCATACAACCTTGACGAAGCGAAAAAAGCTTGGGAAAAAGGTTTAGCTGCAATTGGAACAGATTCAGTTGAACTTAGATATTTAACAGATGATACTGAAACAGCTAAGAAAACAGCTGAATACATTAAAAACCAATTAGAAACAAATCTTACTGGTTTAACAATTAAAGTTGAAAGTGTACCGTTCAGTGTACGTCTAGATCGCGAAAATTCTCAGGATTATGATCTTCAATTAGCTGGTTGGGGTCCTGACTATTTAGATCCTATGACATTCTCTGATCTTTGGTTAACAGGCGGCGGTAATAACAAAATGGATTACTCAAATGCAAAATATGATCAGTTAGTGAAAGATGCACAAACAACACTAGCTCAAAAACCAGTTGAGCGTTATGAAGCTTTAGCAGATGCTGAAAAAATCTTACTTGAAGAAGATGCTGCAATTGCTCCACTATATCAACGTTCATCTAACCTATTAGTTAATGATAAAATTGACAACTTTACTTATCATTTAGTAGGTCCTGAGTATAGCTACAAATGGACTTCTGTAAAATAA
- the opp3b gene encoding oligopeptide ABC transporter permease: protein MVKYLTQRVIYMIITLFLIATFTFFLMKIIPGTPFTNASKLSEAQLSIMINKYGLNEPVPVQYMNYIVNLLKGDLGVSFQFDNVGVTEILMNSIGPSATLGFQAILFGSIFGIILGVISALRQNTWVDYGSTLIAVLGKSIPSFVFAGLLQYYIGVKLGWFPVAFWRGPEYSVLPTIALAMFPLATTARFVRTEMVEVMESDYITLAKAKGASWFDIAFKHALRNALIPVITVLGPLVVSLMTGSLVIEKIFGIPGIGEQFVKSITVNDYPVIMGTTILFAVLFVVVILIVDLLYGIIDPRIRLAGGKK from the coding sequence ATGGTTAAATACTTAACTCAACGCGTTATTTATATGATCATTACTCTATTTTTAATTGCCACTTTTACCTTTTTCCTCATGAAAATAATCCCTGGTACACCTTTTACAAATGCTAGTAAATTATCAGAAGCACAGCTTTCTATCATGATAAACAAGTATGGCCTAAACGAGCCAGTTCCAGTTCAATACATGAACTATATCGTAAATTTATTGAAGGGAGATTTAGGGGTATCTTTTCAATTTGATAATGTTGGTGTAACAGAAATCCTAATGAATAGCATTGGTCCTTCAGCAACTCTAGGGTTTCAAGCGATTCTTTTTGGATCGATCTTTGGTATCATTTTAGGAGTGATTTCAGCTCTCCGTCAAAATACATGGGTTGACTACGGTTCTACATTAATAGCAGTCCTTGGAAAATCAATCCCATCCTTTGTATTTGCAGGCCTTTTGCAATATTACATTGGAGTAAAACTAGGGTGGTTCCCCGTTGCCTTCTGGCGCGGGCCGGAATATTCAGTTCTACCTACGATTGCTTTAGCCATGTTTCCATTAGCAACGACTGCCCGTTTCGTACGAACAGAAATGGTAGAGGTTATGGAATCTGACTATATTACCCTTGCAAAAGCTAAAGGTGCAAGCTGGTTTGATATCGCCTTTAAACATGCGCTTCGTAATGCATTAATTCCTGTCATTACCGTTTTAGGTCCGTTGGTAGTTAGTTTAATGACTGGTTCACTTGTTATTGAAAAAATATTCGGTATCCCTGGAATTGGAGAGCAATTTGTTAAATCTATTACTGTTAATGATTATCCTGTCATTATGGGAACAACAATTTTATTTGCCGTTCTATTTGTAGTAGTTATTTTAATCGTTGACCTTCTATATGGAATAATTGATCCGCGGATTCGTTTAGCGGGAGGGAAAAAATAA
- the opp3C gene encoding oligopeptide ABC transporter permease — MTQEKLTKDMIEPAHIDSSKSEEISKPSLNFWQDAWLGFKKNKAAIVSLVVLALLTIMALVGPHLSGYNYSDQNLKHNNLPPRIPVLENISWLPFDGDLERKNGDVYNAYEQKNVDEYYWLGTDSLGRDIFTRVWVGTQVSLYIAVLAAVIDMVIGVIYGAVSGFFGGRTDNVMQRITEILVGIPNLVVVILMIIVLDPGILSITIALTITGWVGMARVVRAQVMKLKQQEYVLASRTLGLSNGKIIWKHLLPNLAGVIIINTMFTIPNAIFFEAFLSFIGLGLQPPLASLGTLIDDGFKVLQLYPYQMIIPAVVISVIMICFNMIADGLRDALDPKMRD; from the coding sequence ATGACACAAGAAAAATTAACAAAAGACATGATCGAACCCGCACACATAGATTCATCAAAGAGTGAAGAAATTTCTAAACCAAGTTTAAATTTTTGGCAGGATGCATGGTTAGGTTTTAAAAAGAATAAAGCTGCGATTGTTAGTTTAGTCGTATTAGCATTATTAACAATTATGGCTCTTGTTGGTCCTCATTTAAGCGGATATAACTATAGTGACCAAAATTTAAAACATAATAATTTACCGCCAAGAATTCCTGTATTAGAAAATATTAGCTGGCTGCCATTTGACGGTGATTTAGAACGGAAAAATGGTGACGTCTATAATGCCTATGAGCAAAAGAATGTTGATGAATATTATTGGCTTGGTACCGACAGCTTAGGCCGTGACATCTTTACTCGTGTTTGGGTTGGTACACAAGTTTCCTTATATATTGCTGTGTTAGCAGCGGTTATTGATATGGTAATAGGCGTTATTTACGGAGCTGTTTCAGGCTTTTTCGGCGGACGTACAGATAATGTTATGCAACGTATTACAGAAATATTAGTAGGGATACCTAACCTTGTCGTTGTTATTCTTATGATTATCGTGTTAGATCCAGGTATCTTATCAATTACAATCGCCTTAACAATCACGGGCTGGGTCGGTATGGCCAGGGTAGTTCGTGCACAAGTAATGAAATTAAAACAACAAGAGTATGTTTTAGCGTCACGAACACTTGGACTTTCAAACGGTAAAATTATTTGGAAACATCTGCTTCCAAATTTAGCTGGTGTTATTATCATTAATACGATGTTTACAATACCAAATGCCATTTTCTTTGAAGCATTTTTAAGTTTTATTGGTCTCGGTTTACAGCCGCCATTAGCGTCATTAGGAACGTTAATTGACGACGGTTTTAAAGTACTACAGTTATACCCTTATCAAATGATTATTCCTGCAGTCGTTATTAGTGTCATTATGATTTGTTTTAACATGATTGCAGATGGTCTTCGTGACGCCTTAGATCCGAAAATGCGCGACTAG
- a CDS encoding ABC transporter ATP-binding protein yields the protein MEKILEVKDLHISFHTYSGEVQAIRGVNFDLFKGETLAIVGESGSGKSVTTKTIMRLLPESNSEIKNGEILFDGKDLAKLSNKAMQKIRGKDISMIFQDPMTSLNPTMKIGKQIIEPIVKHQNLSKAAAKDRAIDILRLVGIPQPEVRFNQYPHQFSGGMRQRVVIAIALACNPKVLIADEPTTALDVTIQAQILELMKELQKKIDTSIIFITHDLGVVANVADRVAVMYGGKIVEIGTVDEVFYNPQHPYTWGLISSMPSLDAEDEELYAIPGTPPDLLNPPKGDAFAPRNEYAMKIDLEQQPPMFKVSDTHYAATWLLHPDAPKVEPPAAVKRRQRQFPEKKEGN from the coding sequence ATGGAAAAAATCTTAGAAGTGAAAGACTTGCATATATCATTCCACACGTATTCAGGGGAAGTGCAAGCTATTCGTGGAGTTAATTTTGATTTATTTAAAGGTGAAACACTAGCAATTGTAGGTGAGTCTGGTTCAGGTAAATCAGTCACAACAAAAACAATAATGCGTCTGTTACCTGAATCAAATTCAGAAATTAAGAACGGTGAGATCCTTTTTGATGGTAAGGATTTGGCGAAATTATCCAACAAAGCGATGCAAAAAATTCGTGGAAAAGACATTTCGATGATTTTCCAGGATCCAATGACATCGTTAAATCCAACAATGAAAATTGGAAAACAAATTATTGAGCCAATTGTGAAGCACCAAAATTTAAGTAAAGCAGCTGCAAAGGATCGTGCGATTGATATATTAAGACTTGTAGGCATTCCACAACCTGAAGTCCGTTTTAATCAATACCCGCATCAATTTTCAGGTGGGATGAGACAGAGGGTTGTTATCGCAATTGCTCTTGCATGTAATCCAAAGGTATTAATTGCAGATGAACCGACAACTGCATTAGATGTTACAATCCAGGCGCAAATTCTTGAGCTAATGAAGGAATTACAGAAGAAGATTGATACGTCGATTATTTTTATTACCCATGATTTAGGTGTTGTAGCAAATGTTGCTGATCGTGTTGCAGTTATGTATGGTGGGAAAATTGTTGAAATTGGAACAGTTGATGAAGTTTTCTACAATCCACAACATCCTTATACTTGGGGATTGATTAGCTCAATGCCTAGTCTTGATGCAGAAGATGAAGAATTATATGCCATTCCAGGTACACCGCCAGATCTATTAAATCCGCCAAAAGGCGATGCGTTTGCACCACGTAATGAATATGCAATGAAAATCGATTTAGAACAGCAGCCGCCAATGTTTAAAGTATCTGATACACATTATGCTGCAACATGGTTATTACATCCGGATGCGCCAAAGGTTGAGCCGCCTGCTGCAGTAAAACGACGTCAACGTCAATTCCCTGAAAAAAAGGAGGGAAATTAA
- a CDS encoding ABC transporter ATP-binding protein produces MANTEKLVEIKNLKQYFNVGKANEVKAVDNISFDIYKGETLGLVGESGCGKSTTGRTIIRLYDATDGEVIFNGENVHGKKSKAQLKEFNRKMQMIFQDPQASLNPRMKVSDIIAEGIDIHGLAKSKKERMNRVIELLETVGLNKEHANRYPHEFSGGQRQRIGIARALAVKPEFIIADEPISALDVSIQAQVVNLMKNLQKEKGLTYLFIAHDLSMVKYISDRIGVMYFGKLVELADADELYNNPIHPYTQSLLSAIPLPDPDYERTRVRKTYDPSMHNYTPDEVVEFREVKPGHFVMCSQAEFEKYKQQHS; encoded by the coding sequence ATGGCGAACACTGAAAAATTAGTTGAAATTAAAAATTTAAAACAATATTTTAATGTTGGTAAAGCGAACGAAGTAAAAGCAGTCGATAATATTTCGTTTGATATTTACAAAGGTGAAACCTTAGGTTTAGTAGGTGAATCAGGTTGTGGAAAATCAACAACAGGTCGTACGATTATTCGCTTATATGATGCTACTGACGGTGAAGTCATTTTTAACGGTGAAAATGTCCACGGCAAAAAGTCAAAGGCACAACTAAAGGAATTCAACCGAAAAATGCAAATGATTTTCCAGGATCCTCAAGCTTCATTAAATCCGAGAATGAAGGTCTCCGATATCATTGCTGAAGGAATTGATATTCATGGTCTTGCAAAGTCAAAAAAAGAAAGAATGAACAGAGTCATCGAACTCCTTGAAACGGTTGGTTTAAACAAAGAACATGCAAATCGTTACCCACATGAGTTTAGCGGTGGACAACGCCAACGTATAGGGATTGCACGTGCTCTTGCCGTTAAGCCTGAATTTATCATTGCAGATGAACCAATCTCTGCTCTTGATGTATCAATACAAGCACAAGTTGTAAACTTAATGAAAAACCTACAAAAGGAAAAAGGGCTTACTTATTTATTTATCGCTCATGACCTTTCAATGGTTAAATATATAAGTGATCGAATTGGTGTTATGTATTTCGGAAAGTTAGTTGAACTTGCAGATGCTGATGAGCTTTACAATAATCCGATTCATCCTTATACACAATCATTATTATCTGCGATCCCGCTTCCAGATCCAGATTATGAACGGACTCGTGTAAGAAAAACGTATGATCCAAGCATGCACAATTACACACCAGACGAAGTAGTTGAATTCCGTGAAGTGAAACCAGGTCACTTTGTAATGTGTTCACAAGCAGAATTTGAGAAATATAAACAACAGCATTCATAA
- a CDS encoding GNAT family N-acetyltransferase, with protein MNWYEKLNQYFPIEEMKSKKHMEMLLKEKGDIYHKDEGKNHVMMYAELNDFIFIDYIFVSKNARGEGLGHKLLEKLKKKGKPIILEVEPINYEDTDTEKRINFYKRENFQHAQSIGYERRSLATNEVNKMEILYWAPHNESEEMIYDAMIRTYNLIHTFKDKELYGESYDPASEVLTFYEDSPSQNIFDEQA; from the coding sequence ATGAACTGGTATGAAAAATTAAATCAATATTTTCCAATTGAAGAAATGAAGTCAAAAAAGCATATGGAGATGTTACTTAAAGAAAAGGGTGATATCTATCATAAAGACGAAGGTAAAAACCATGTAATGATGTATGCAGAGCTTAATGATTTTATTTTTATTGATTATATCTTTGTTTCAAAAAATGCCAGGGGTGAAGGTCTTGGCCACAAGCTTTTAGAAAAGCTAAAGAAAAAAGGCAAGCCAATCATTCTGGAAGTTGAACCGATTAATTATGAGGATACAGATACTGAAAAAAGAATAAATTTTTATAAAAGAGAGAACTTTCAACACGCACAATCAATTGGTTATGAACGTCGTTCCCTTGCAACAAATGAAGTGAATAAAATGGAAATACTTTATTGGGCTCCGCATAATGAGTCAGAAGAGATGATCTATGATGCGATGATAAGAACATATAATTTGATTCATACGTTTAAAGATAAAGAGCTTTACGGTGAATCATATGATCCAGCAAGTGAAGTTTTAACTTTTTACGAGGATAGCCCAAGCCAAAATATTTTCGATGAACAAGCGTAA
- the spxA gene encoding transcriptional regulator SpxA, translating into MVTLFTSPSCTSCRKAKSWLEEHEIEYTERNIFSEHLTIQEIKEILRMTEDGTDEIISTRSKVFQKLNVNLETMPLQDLYNLIQDNPGLLRRPIIIDEKRLQVGYNEDEIRRFLPRRVRTFQLQEAQRLVN; encoded by the coding sequence ATGGTTACATTATTTACATCACCAAGCTGTACATCTTGCAGAAAAGCTAAATCATGGTTAGAAGAACATGAAATTGAATACACAGAACGAAATATTTTCTCAGAGCATTTGACAATTCAAGAAATTAAAGAAATCTTAAGAATGACTGAGGATGGAACAGATGAAATCATTTCAACTCGTTCAAAGGTTTTCCAAAAGTTAAATGTCAACCTCGAAACAATGCCTTTACAAGATTTATATAATCTTATTCAAGATAATCCAGGTCTTCTTCGCAGACCGATTATTATTGATGAAAAGAGACTTCAGGTTGGTTACAATGAGGATGAAATTCGTCGTTTTCTTCCACGTCGTGTTCGAACTTTCCAGCTACAAGAAGCACAGCGTTTAGTTAACTAA
- a CDS encoding TerC family protein yields MEQEFFLSLLVIIGIDLVLGADNAVVIAMACRNLPVVQRNKAIILGTMLAIVIRILITLIAVYLLKIPFLQLIGGVFLLYIAFHLITGREDDTNKIKSHGSLWKAIQTIVIADLLMGFDNVIAVAGAAQGHMILVAIGLFISIPIIIWGSKIILVLLTKYPFLIYVGGGLLAFTAGKMIIEEHQLQTIYMTHPTIAQSLPFLTTSFILFAGILYQQIVQVFSQRKT; encoded by the coding sequence ATGGAACAAGAATTTTTTTTATCACTACTCGTAATCATCGGAATTGATCTAGTATTGGGTGCTGATAATGCAGTGGTAATTGCTATGGCATGTCGTAATTTACCCGTTGTTCAGCGAAATAAAGCGATTATATTAGGGACAATGCTTGCAATTGTTATTCGAATTCTCATTACATTAATTGCTGTCTACTTATTAAAAATTCCATTTTTACAACTAATTGGCGGCGTCTTCCTCCTGTACATAGCTTTTCATTTAATTACAGGTCGAGAAGATGACACAAATAAAATAAAAAGCCATGGATCATTATGGAAAGCTATCCAAACAATCGTTATCGCTGATTTATTAATGGGATTTGATAATGTTATTGCGGTAGCCGGTGCTGCACAGGGGCATATGATCCTTGTGGCGATTGGATTATTCATCTCAATTCCTATCATCATATGGGGAAGTAAAATTATTCTTGTCTTATTAACCAAATACCCGTTCCTTATTTATGTTGGTGGCGGATTACTTGCATTTACAGCAGGAAAAATGATTATTGAAGAACATCAACTTCAAACAATTTATATGACACATCCAACAATTGCTCAAAGTTTACCATTCTTAACAACATCGTTCATTCTTTTTGCCGGAATCCTTTATCAACAAATTGTTCAGGTATTTTCCCAACGGAAAACTTAA
- the mecA gene encoding adaptor protein MecA, with protein MEIERINEHTVKFYISYLDIEERGFDRDEIWYNRERSEELFWEMMDEVHEEEEFMVEGPLWIQIQALDKGLEVIVTKAQVAKDGQKIELPFSDDKLKEIPVDDNVSAILEQNFNHTGTSKDELIEEEDQQLQFVIKFDDLENLISLSKYSLLTGMKNHLYSLDGNYYLFIEFNDEVLDEEIENTLSIILEYGQESRVTIHRLEEYGKVIAKEHALKVIKKHFA; from the coding sequence ATGGAGATAGAGCGCATAAACGAACATACTGTAAAGTTTTATATTTCGTATTTAGATATAGAAGAGCGTGGATTTGATCGTGATGAAATATGGTATAATCGCGAACGCAGTGAAGAACTTTTTTGGGAAATGATGGATGAAGTTCATGAAGAAGAGGAGTTTATGGTTGAAGGGCCACTTTGGATTCAAATTCAGGCACTTGATAAAGGGCTGGAAGTTATTGTAACAAAAGCACAAGTGGCAAAAGATGGACAAAAAATTGAACTCCCATTCTCTGATGATAAACTAAAAGAAATTCCTGTTGATGATAATGTATCAGCGATTTTAGAGCAAAATTTTAATCATACAGGCACTTCAAAAGATGAACTAATTGAAGAGGAAGATCAACAGCTTCAATTTGTTATAAAGTTTGATGATTTGGAAAATTTAATTTCTCTATCTAAATATTCATTATTAACTGGAATGAAAAATCATCTATATTCACTTGATGGTAACTATTATTTATTCATTGAGTTTAATGACGAGGTTTTGGATGAAGAAATAGAAAATACTTTAAGTATCATACTTGAATATGGACAAGAATCACGAGTAACGATTCATCGCCTTGAAGAGTACGGAAAGGTCATTGCGAAAGAGCACGCCTTAAAAGTAATAAAGAAGCATTTTGCTTAA